The nucleotide window GGATTATTGAATTTCCATGGCATCCATGGCTTTTTTCATTTGCCGCATGGCTTGGCGCAGCCGTTCCTCGTTTTCCACCAAAGCCAGGCGCAGATAGCCTTCGCCTTCCTTACTGAATCCGGTGCCCGGTGCCACAGCCACATTGGCCCGGTTCATCATTTCAACGGCAAACTGCATGGCTCCCATCTTGTCAAAGGGTGCCGGGATTTTGGCCCATACAAACATGCCCGCCTTGGGAGGGGTAATATCCCATCCCATGCGGGACAGGCCGGAACATAACACATCTCTTCGGACCTCGTAAGTTTTGGCCAGCACGGGAATGGTATCGTCGCAGTCTCTTAACGCAATGATGCCCGCCACCTGGATGGCGGAAAAAATACCATAGTCAAAATATCCCTTGATCTGGCCCAACGCTTTGACAATCTGCTCATTGCCTACGCAGTAGCCGATGCGCCAGCCCGCCATGTTGTAGGATTTGGAAAATGAGCCGAATTCCACGCCCACATCCTTGGCACCCGGGGCTTCCAGAAAACTGGGGGCCTTGTATCCGTCAAACGTGATCATGGAATAGGCAAAGTCATTGATTACCATGAATCTGAACCGTTTGGCCAGAGCCACGATCTCTTCAAAAAACGCAATGTCTGTGACCACGCCCGTGGGGTTGTGGGGATAATTGAGCATCAGCACCTTCGGGGCCGGGTAGCAGGATTCGCAGATCTTGATGATCCGGTCTAAAAATCCCTGCTCCGGGGCAATGGGGATTCGCATGACATTGGCCCCGGCAATGACGGCGGCATAGATGTGGATGGGAAAGGCCGGTGCCGGCACCAGCACGGAATCCCCGGGTCCCATGATGGCCAGGCACAGATGGGAAATCCCCTCTTTGGAGCCGATGGTGAAATAGGTTTCCTTTTCCGCATCCAGATTGATGTCATAATGGCGCTGATAGTATTTGGCAATCTCCTTTTTCAAATGCGG belongs to Desulfotignum phosphitoxidans DSM 13687 and includes:
- a CDS encoding aminotransferase class I/II-fold pyridoxal phosphate-dependent enzyme, with the protein product MAVEENIIRFASRMDQLPPYLFGMINKMKMEKRRNGDDVIDLGMGNPMDPTPDAVIEKLVEVAKDPKSHRYPESSGMPHLKKEIAKYYQRHYDINLDAEKETYFTIGSKEGISHLCLAIMGPGDSVLVPAPAFPIHIYAAVIAGANVMRIPIAPEQGFLDRIIKICESCYPAPKVLMLNYPHNPTGVVTDIAFFEEIVALAKRFRFMVINDFAYSMITFDGYKAPSFLEAPGAKDVGVEFGSFSKSYNMAGWRIGYCVGNEQIVKALGQIKGYFDYGIFSAIQVAGIIALRDCDDTIPVLAKTYEVRRDVLCSGLSRMGWDITPPKAGMFVWAKIPAPFDKMGAMQFAVEMMNRANVAVAPGTGFSKEGEGYLRLALVENEERLRQAMRQMKKAMDAMEIQ